The genome window TAGGTGAGCGGAAGCATCATCAGGTTGTAGGCGCGGCCGTACAGCCCCAGCGCCGTGGCGCCGAGCCAGCGGCCCACGATCAGGTTGTCGCCGTTGCGCGCGACGTAGTTGATCACGTTGTTGAGGCTCACCCCCGCCCCGAAGGCGAAGAGCTGGCGCAGCTCCACGCTCGACAGGCGGGGGCGCACGGAGTGGCGCACCATCGCCAGGGCGATCGCGCTGCCCAGCAGCGACTGCACCAGCGCGCCCCACGCCAGGCTCCACACGCCGTAGCCCATCAGCGCCATCCCGGCCGCCACCCCCGCGTACCCCACGGTGTAGCTCGCCAGCTCCACCACGAAGAGGCGGCGGAAGTCCAGCCTGCGCTGCAGGACGGCGCGCGCCGTAACTCCCAGCGCCCCGCACACGAACGCGGCGGACTGAAGGCGAAGCACCCCCGGCAGCTCGGGGCTGCGCAGCAGCGAGGCCGAGAGCGGCGCGAGGGCGAGCAGGACCAGCGTGAGCGCCGCCCCCAGGAGGAGCGACGCGGTGAAGGCGGTGCGGAGGTGCAGGGGAGTGAGGGTGCGGCTCTGGACCACGGCGGGCCCGAGCCCCAGGTCTCCCACGAGCGCCGCGAACCCCACCACCACCATGGCGAGCGCCACCACGCCGAAGTCGTCCGGCGGAAGGAGCCGCGCCAGGAGCACGCCCACCGCGAACTGAAAGATCCCCTGGCACACGGCCGAGGCGAACTTCCAGCGCGCGGCCGACATGGTGCGCTGCGCCAGCCCGCCGGGAGGGGTTCCCTCGCTTCCGTGCGGCGGCCGCGCCTCGCCGGACTCCTGGGGCGCGCTCCTGTCGGTCTGGATCATAGGGGGGTGGCGGTGGGGGCTAGCTCGCCCCCACCCCGCGCAGCACGGTGGGAATCGTCTTCGCCAGAATCTTCATGTCCAGCGCGAGCGACCACTCGTCGATGTACTTCAGGTCCAGCGTGACCCAGTCGTCGAAGCCCAGGTTGCTGCGCCCGCTCACCTGCCACAGCCCCGTCATCCCCGGGGGGGCGCTGAACCGGCGCATGAACCACGCCTGGTCGAAGAGCTGCACGTCGCGCACGGCCATGGGGCGCGGGCCCACCAGCGACATGTCGCCGCGCAGCACGTTGATGAGCTGCGGAAGCTCGTCCATCGAGGTCTTGCGCAGGAAGCGCCCCACCGCCGTCACCCGCGGGTCGTTGCGGATCTTGAACGCCGGCCCGATCGCCTCGTTCTGCGACTCCAGCAGCTTCTGCAGGACTTCCGCGTTGGGCACCATCGTGCGGAACTTCCACATCTTGAAGCGGCGCTTGTTGCGGCCGTAGCGCTCCTGCGCAAAGAAGATCGGCCCCGGGCTGTCCATCTTGATGGCGATGGCGATGGCCAGCATCACCGGCGCCAGCAGCACCAGGCCGATGGCGGCGCACACGAAGTCGGCCGCGCGCTTCATCTGCTGCCGGTAGTCGTCGTGGAACACCTTCATCGCCACCACCGACAGCCGGTCTCCGTGCTCCAGGCGGGGGCGTGCCACCGCCACCTGGAAGACGTCGGCCAGGTACTTGGACTCGGTGCCGGTGCGCTCGCACACGCCGATGGCGTGCTGGATCTCTTCGTAGCACGACTTGATGGGGAGGGCGATCAGCACCTCGTCCACCACCTGGTGCATCAGGATCTCTTCCAGCTCCTCCAGCGACCCCAGCTTGGGCGCGTCCAGGCTCTCGGACAGGTGGTGGTCGTTGGAGTCCACGAAGCCCAGCAGCTCCACCCCGTCGCCGCTGGCGCGGATCTCCTGCGCCACCCGCAGCGCGCGCGGTCCGCTCCCCAGCACGATCACCCGGCGCACCGTGCGGGTGCGGGCGGTGCCCACCAGCGTCCAGAAGGGCGCGCGGATCGCCAGCGTGGCGCCCACCGAGCCGGCCCAGAAGAAGAGCGCCGTCTGCACGCGCAGCGCCGGGCTCAGCGCCATCAGCGGGAAGGCGAAGGCCAGCGCCGCGCCCACCGTGCACGCGGCCAGCACGCGCAGGATGTCTTCGCGGCGGCGGAAGGGCCCCGGCTCGTACAGGCCGGCGAGCGACAGGATGCGCGGCCAGAGGAGGGCGAAGCCGCCCACCATGACCGCGCTCTTGACGCTCACCTGCTGCGCGAGGAAGGCATCGACCCCCGCCGGCAGCCGCTGGAGGTTGGCGAAGGCCCACACCGCGAACAGCACCGCGAGCGCCGCGAAGGTGTCCAGCGTTCCCCCGAGCTCCGGGGTGAACGCGTTGCGCTCGGGCGGGTTCGCCGCGGCGATGCCCGCCGCCGGTGCGGTGGGCTCGGCGGCCCTGGGCGTCGGAAAGAGCCCGACGCCGGGGAACGCTCGAAGAAAGGGGCTTTTCAGTACTGGAGTGCTCATCACGCTCACCTTCGGCGGCTGGGCCATCTCGGCAGGCTGCTGCACCTGCGAGACCCCTGGCTCTGCGGCCCCGCCTCGCGGCGGGTGTGCTCTTCTCGGGTGCGGACCGAAGCGCCGGATGACGCTCAGGCTGTTACTACCGGGTTCCTCTCCGGCGTCCGTCCTTGCTATGGGACTAAGCGAATTCCGTACCATCTGCCGCTGGTGTTTCCCTGTAACATTATGTGCCGATCCCCTTTGGCGCGTTCACCTTACACGCTTTTCCCACTTCCGCTACGCCTGCGGCGCCGTGTAGTAGCTCTGGGCGTAGGACTGCCACTTGTAGGCGGCGTCGTACTCGCGGTCGCGGTCGGGGTCGATGTCGTTGAGCAGCGTGCCCAGCACCGGCAGCCGGGCCCGGCGGCACTGCTCCGCGCACTCCACCAGGGCGTCGAAGGGCGTCACCCCGGCCCGCGCCACCAGCATCACCGCGTCCACGTAGCCGCCCAGCACGGCGGTGTCCGCGAAGACGTTGATGGGAGGCGTGTCCAGGATCACCAGGTAGTACTTCTGCCGCAGCCACTCCATGAGGGCCTGCGCGCGGGCCGAGCCGAGCAGCCGGGTGCAGTCCGCGGGTAGGACGCCGGTAGGAATGTAATGCAAAGCGTTGCCATTCCCAACGTCCACGGTTCGCAGCACCTGCTGGAAAGACGCGTTGCCGGCCAAAAGGTCACTCAGCCCGCGCTTCCGCGGCCCTATGCGGGTGCTGAGCGTGCCGCGGCGGAGGTCCGCGTCGATCAGCAGCACCTTGAGCCCGCGCCGGGCCAGCGTGACCGCCAGCCCCGCCGCGCTGGTGCTCTTGCCGTCGCCGGGCAGGGGGCTGCTCACCACCAGCGTCTTGACCTCCGCGTCCGGCTCGGCGAACTGCAGGTTGCGGTGCAGCCACTCGTAGGCGTCGGCCGCGGGCGAGGGGCCGGCGGCGGTCCCCGGCAGCATCGGGAGCCCGCCCGAGGGGACGAGCGCGGTGCCGCCGCCGCCGGGAGTCAGCATCCGCCTGGCCGAGGTCAGCGCGCCGGGGCGCTTCTCCGCTTCCTTGAGCTCCGTGATGCGCGGCACCCAGCCGAGCACGGGGTAGCCGGTGGCGGCCTGCACGTCGTCGCGGCTGTGCACGGTGCCGTCGCGGTACTCGCGCACCATCCCCGCGCCCACCCCCAGCAGCAGCCCGGCGACGCCGGTGAGCCCCAGCAGGAGCCCCTTCTGCGAGCCGACCGGCTTCATGGGGAGCTCCGCCGCTTCCACCACCCGGACGCGCGGGTCCTGCACCGCCTGCGTGATCTCCGCCTCCTTGAGGCGCGTCTGCAGCAGCCCGTACGTCTCCTCCAGCACCCGCGTCTGCCGCGAGAGCCGCGCGAACTCCAGCTGCTTCCCCGGGATCTGGTCCATCCGCCGCGAAAAGGTGCCCAGCGTGTTGTCGATGGACGAAACCTGGTTGGCGAGCCCCCGCTGGTATGTCGTCACCAGCGAGGTGAGCTGCGACTCCAGGGCCTGGGCGCGCTGCGTGAGCGCCACCACGTCCGGGTCGTGCTCCTTGCGCCGCGTCAGCAGCTCCGCGCGCTGGCTCTCCAGCGCCGTCAGCGAGCGGAGCATCTCCGACGCCGCCTCGTTGCGCAGCAGGGAAGGGTGGCCCACCAGCTCGCGGAAGGGGGAAGGCTGGCCGGGGGTGCGCACCCGGGTGCGCGCCTGGTTGATGAGGTTGCCCAGCGAGGCCCGCTCCGCCTCCAGCATCCCGCGCTCCGCCTGCATCTGTGCCTGCCGCGCCACCTGCGTGCTCGCCTCCACCGGCAGGTCCACCACCTGGTTCGCCTCGCGGAAGGACTGGAGCTTGTTCTCCGCCTCGGTGAGCTGCCCCTTGATGGTGCCCAGCTGCCCGCGCAGGAAGTTGGCGGTGGTGCGCGCCTCGGTGCTGTGCACCTCGCGCCGCATGGCGATGAAGTTGGCGGCCAGCACGTTGGGAACGTCGCGCACCAGCTCGGGGTCGCTCCCCTCGTAGCGGATGTCCACCACGCTGGCGTTGCGGTCCGGCTGCGTCACGTCGGTGGCGCCGATCAGCGAGGCGGCGGCGCCCTGGCGCGAGTCGATGGACACCTCGAACTCGGGGGTGCGCGCCGCGGTCCGCGCCAGCACCAGCCGCCCCTCGGGGATCCTCACCTCGGCGCCCGGCGCAAAGGTGCCCAGGCCGGCGCCGCTCTCCGCGTCGGTGACTTCAAAGCTCTGGTCCTCCCGCCGCTCGAAGCGGTAGCGGGCGGGCTGCACGTCGGGCCCCACCTCCATGTCTGCCAGGAGCGAGGAGCGCCGCGCGCCGCCGGGCTTGGCCACCGTCACCTGCAGCCGCAGCGAGTCCACCACCGCCTCGGCCAGCGTGCGGCTCTGCAGCACCCGGATGTCGGTGGCGATGTTGTCGTCTTCCACCACCGCGGTGGTGGTCGCCGTCTGCAGCCCCGGGCGGGGGGCGCGCACCTCCAGCGAGGTCTGCGCCCGGTACGACGGCTCGATGCGCCGCACCAGCACGTAGCCGGCGCCCAGCCCCGCGACCATGCAGGCGAGGATCAGCCAGCGGTGCCGGCGCAGCGCGCCCCACAGGGTGCGGGGCACGCTGCCGTGGGCCGCCGCGGGGGCGACCGGCGCCGTGGAGCCCGGAAGGGCGAGTTGTTCGTTCATGGATGCCTCAGCGGAGTAGCGCGATCAGCAGGCTCACCGTGCCGGTGATCACGGCCGTCACGATCCCGGTGTTGCGGGTGAGCCAGCCCCGCTCCGGCACGAAAAGCTGGTCGCCGGAGCGGATGGAGGTTGCGGCCAGGCGCGTTTCGGCCGAGAGCGCCACCGGAAGGCGCCGCCCGCCGCGGATCAGGTCGATCCGCTTGGGGTTCCCTTCCGACGTGGTGCCGCCGGCCAGCGCCAGGGCATCTGAAACGGTCATGGCGGGCTCCACCGAGTAGATCCCCGGATTCCGCACCGCGCCCAGGACCTGGATGCGGCGGAGGAGCACCACCTCGATGGAACGGTGCTGGAGGAAGTCCGCGTACGCCGCCACCAGACGGGCGGTGAGCGCCGCGGGCGCCTGCCCGCCGACCTGTGTAGGTCCCAGGCGGGGCAGTACCGCCACACCCTCGTCGTCCACCCGGAACTCGCCGGAGAGGTCCGGCTCGCGCCAGATCTTCAAGCGGATCAGGTCCCCGGGGCGCAGCGGGTCGACCGAGCCCGGCTGCGCCTGCACGGCGCCGGGGAGCGCGCACACGATGGCGAGCACGACTGCGGCCAGCCGGGCTGCGCGGGCGATCGCTTCGGTCATTGGACTCTGTATTTGGATTGGTATCGACACCGGCAGATGCCAGGCGGCATCTGGAGCGGACGCCATTCGGTTGCCTTGCTGAACACCGTTTCCTGCAATCTGCGGACCAGGGTAGCGGCGGCCGAGGTGTAACGAAAAACGCCGCGCCGCCGGGGCGATTGGCCCACGATGTGCGCTCCGGCCGGTGGGGCCGCCGCCGCCGCAGACCTTGCAGGACCCGCGCTCCGGCCCGATTGTGTGGGGACCGGTGCCTCCGCGCGTCCGGCGCCTCTGCATCCAACTCCTCGAAGCCAACATGGCCGACACCTCCCGAAGCCAGCTCCGCAAGCTCAAAGAAGAATACGCGCGCAACCCCGGAAGCCGCGTCTTCGTGCACCTGGCCGAGGCGCACCGCAAGGCGGGCGAGCTCAAGCAGGCGCAGCAGGTGCTCACCGAGGGGCTGCGGCGGCACGGCGACTACCCCAGTGGCCTGGTGGTGCTGGCCCGCGTCCTGGCCGACCAGGGCGAGGACGAGCGCGCGGCCGCCGTGTGGCGCGACGTGGTGCGGCTGGACCCCGAGAACATCGTCGCCCTGCGTGCCCTGGGCGACATCGCGGAGGCCGCCGGGCGCCGCGTGGAGGCGATGCAGCTCTACCGCCGCGTGGTGCGCCTGGAGAACGGCGACCCGGAGGACGGCGAGTCCGAGATCGTGGCCTCCTCCTTCGACGACGACGAGGATGCCGAGCCCGCCATCGCCGAGGAGCCCGCGCCGGCCCCGCCCGAGCCGGTACCGGCCTGGCGCCTGCGCCGCGTCGATCCTCCCGCGCCGCGCGCCCCCGAGCCGGAGGCGCCGCGCGAGCCCGATCCGGTGCCCGCGTGGCGCACGCGCCCGGCCGAGCCGCCCGCGCCCACCCCCGAGCCCGAGCCCACGCCCGCGTGGCGCATGCGCCAGCCCGATCCCATCGCGCCCACTCCGCCTCCGGAGCCCGTGCGCGAACCGGAGCCGGAGCCCGCATCCGCCCCGCTGAAGAGCCGTTTTTCGTGGCTCGTGCGCACCGTCACCGGCGGCCGCGTGGACGAGCCGCAGCCCGAGCCCGCCGCACCCCCGCGCGCCAGGGAGGAGACCGTCTTCGAGGCGCCTCCCGCCGCGCCGGACCCAGTACCCGCGGAGGTGGCGTATGTGCCACCGCGGGAAGAGCTTCCGGAAACGTTTGCCGCGTACGCGCCGCCGGAGCCCGTCCCCGCCGCCGAGCCCGTCCAGGTCGCCGACCCCTCGGAGCTGGACGCCGACCCCGCGCCGCTCGCCGCCGAGCCGGAGCCGGCCGCGGCGGAGGAGCAGGAAGCCGAGCCGTTCGAAGGCGTTCTCGATGGAATCGACGCCGCCGCGCTCGCGCCCTCCGCGTACGTTGCGGAGCGCTGGGCCGCATCCACGGACAATCCCGAGGTGGTGGAAGAGCCCGCCGCCGAGGAGGCTCCGGTCGCATATGACGCCGCCCCGGAGGCGTCCCTCCCGGACGAGGAGGAAGTGGACGAACCGGCGGTGATCGAGGTGGACGAGGATGCGTCGGCGGAGGAAGCAGAGGACGAGGCCGACGCGCCCGTCGCCTCCATCTTCGACGGCGCGGACGAAGACATCACCCGCTTCGTGGAGGCCCAGGCGCAGAACGAGCCCGTCGCCTCCATCTTCGACGACGCGGATGAAGACATCACCCGCTTCGTGGAGGCCCAGGCGCAGAACGAGCCCATCCCCGCCGAGCCGTTGACCGAGCCGGAGGCGGAGGCATTCGACGAGGAGCCCGCGGGACCGGTGCGCTTCGACGAGCTCGCCAAGCTCGCGTACACGGCGCGCCCCGCGCCCCCGCCTGCCGACCCGCTGGCCCAGATCCGCGCCGAGATGTACGGCGCGCCGCAGGCCGCGGCAGAGGCGGAGATGGGTGCCGGCGCCGCGGGGCTGGCGGAGGTGCTGGTGCGCGTGCTGGAGCAGCAGGGCGGGGTGATGCACGCCGAGAGCAGCCTGCGCCGCCTGCTGGCGCTGGCACTGGCGCGGGAGCTCGGCCTTCCGCCCGCGCAGCAGGACGCGCTCGCGCTGGCGGCGCTCCTCAGCGCCCTCGGCGAGCTGCGCGGTGGCGGCGAGGCGGATGCGGGGCGGCAGCTCGCGGTCACGCTGCAGCTCCTTTCCGGCGTCACGCTCCCCGAGACGGCCCGGCAGGCGCTCGCGCACCAGTGCGAGCGGTGGGACGGCGCCGGCTTCCCGGCGGGGCTGCGGGAGGAGCGAATCCCCTTCCCGGCGCGCATCCTCTCCGTCGCGCGGGCGGCGGCGGCGCTGCTCTCCGAGCGACGCCCCGGCGCCGGGCAGGTGGTGGACGACCTCCAGCGCCAGGCGGGCAGCGCCTTCGATCCGCTGGTGGTGAGCGTGCTGCGCCGCGTCTTCGCGCAGCGGGAGCGCCACGGCATCGGCTACGGCTGGGGCGGGCGCGTGGCCGTCGTGCACCCGCACGAGCTGCGCGCGCTGGAGCTGGCCGCGCGCCTGCACGGCGAGGGCTACGCGGCCGAGACCGCCAGCAGCGCCGCGGGCCTTCGCGAGCTGCTGCGGACCGGCTCACCCCAGGCGCTGCTGCTGGGCGCCGACCTTCCGGACGCGGATGCGGCCGGGCTGGTTCGCGAGGTGCGCGCGGTGGGCGGCTCGCTCCCGGTGCTCGTGGTCGACGCCACCGACGCCCGCCGCCGCGTGGAGCTCCTGGGCGCCGGCGCGGACGTCTGCTTCCCCGCGGACGCCGAGTTCCCCGAGGTGCGCGCCACCCTCGACGCGCTCCTCCGCCGCCGCGAAGCCACGGCCTGAACAACAAAACTGCAGATTGCTGTTTCGTTGCTGTTGCAAAATTCAGCTTCCACCGCAAAACACGGCACCCGCGGCCGCATCCCCACCGGGCACTGCATCCGTAAGTAATTGAGGAACAGCCAGTTGGCATTCCGCACGGCGCCGGAACGCGCCGTGCGAATGGAGAGGGCGGGCGGTAAGCCGCCCGGTTCCTCGCCCGGACATCCCGGGCTCCCACCGAGAACGGCAAACCCGCCGAAAGACGGGGACGCAAAGCTACGAGGCTACAGCGGGCCACACGCCCGCCATGCCAGTCGGGCCGCCGAAGAGGGTGATGTGCCATGCGATCCACGCGCACCGTACGCCGCGGTCCAGCCGCGCTGTTCCTGCCCCTCGTGATCCTCGCGATCTCCGCCTGCGGCGACTCCCCCACCGGCTCCACGCCGTCCGAGACGGAGCCGGCGCCGTCCCCCATGATCGCCGACCCGTCCAACCGCCCGTTCTTCGGCGGCGCGTACCTGGGCGACGCGCTCAGCACGCCCGAGAACATCGCCGGCGCCATCCGCGACTTCGGCAAGCTCACTGGAAAGCAGCCCGCGCTGGTGAAGACGTTCCACGACCTGTCGTGCGACTTCTCCGCCACGGGCTGGTGCGGCAAGCTGGTGCGCGAGGTCGTCTCCACCGGCGCCACCAGCTACCTTGCGCTCGACGTGCGCTGGGCCGGCGGACCGCGCACCGGTGTGCTCGAGCCGATCATCGCCGGCAAGGCGGACGCGGAGCTGGTGCGCGTCGCCCGCCAGATCGCCTCGCTGGGCTCGGTGGTGCTGGTGGAGCCGGCGTGGGAGATGAACGGCAACTGGGACTACGCTTGGCAGGGCGCCGCCAACGGGGCCGACCAGAACGCCCCGGCGCGCTACGCGCAGGCCTGGCGCCGCATCGTGGACATCTTCCGCCGCGAGGGCGCCACCAACGTGCGCTGGGTGTTCAACCCGAACGTGGGCAACCCGCTCACCAACCGCGCTACCGGCGAGTCGCACTGGAACTGGTACGGCAACTACTACCCGGGCGGCGACTACGTGGACTACGTGGGCGCGCACGGCTTCAACGCGCCCAAGATCTGGGGCGGCGACTGGCTGGCTCCCGCCGCCATGTTCGACGGCGCCTCGGCCGACCACATGCTCTCCGACCTGGCCAAGCGCTACCCGGGGAAGCCGATCCTGATCGGCGAGTTCGCGTCGGACGAGGGGAGCGGCGACGCCAAGGCCCGCTGGATCCGCGACGCCTACGCCACGCTCCGCTCGCACCCCAACGTGGTGGGCGCCGTCTGGTTCAACATGGACAAGGAGACGGACTGGCGCGTGAACTCCAGCGCCGCGTCGCTCGCCGCCTTCCGCGACGCGATGCGCGACAACGGGGTCGCGATGGCCTACAACGAGGCCCCCGCCTCCCGCAACGCGAACATGCTCGCCTCGCGCTGAGCACGGACCGCACGCGAAAGCGCCCCGCCGAGAGATGCTCTCGGCGGGGCGCTTCTTTTCTACACATCATGCAGCTTGTGGCAAAGCCGGAACGGAAGTCGGTCAGAGTGCGTCAGCGCGGCACGAGGAGGAAGTTGGCGGAGCCGGGGACCCAGAACACCGAGCCGTTGGTGAGCGCGTAGCCGAATCGGTACTGCGCGGTCACCTGCCACGAGGTGTCGGTGGCGACGGTGGCGAACACGCGGATGGCGAGGAGGCGGTTGTCGTTCTCGGAGCGCGGCTCCTCCACGCCCATCCGCATCGGCGACACCAGGAGGCTCCAGTCGTTCACGGTGCCGGACGGGACGTTCACGAACTCTCCGTGCGCCACCGTCCCCGACACCGACTTAGGCGCGGGGCGCCGGCCGACGGTCGCGCAACCCGCCGTGGAAAGGATGCAGGCCAGCACCGCGATTCGCCTGATGCTCATGGTCTCCGTTGGTTTCCAGGGTGGAACAGCGGGCCTCACGCGGAGACGCGGAGACGCAGAGAGGGGGCGCAGAGATCCGGCTCTCTCCCCAACCATTTAATTCATCCCAGGGTTTTGCGAAAGCTTTGTGTTCGCGAAGCCTCCCTCTCCTGCGTCTCTGCGCCTCTGCGTGAGACATGCAGTTGGGGTCTAGCGGGCGGTCCGCGGCGGTGGCGCGGCGAGCGGGCGGCCGGTCATGCGGTAGAGCGCCGCCTCCAGGATCACGGCGGCCGTGTTCACGTTCTCGCCGCCGGTGGAGTGCCCGTTCGCCTCGTAGACTCCCGAGCTCCACCCGGTCGTGCGCCGCGCATCGGCCACGGTGCGCAGGGCGATGCGCGTGTAGTCGCTGGGAAGGAGCGCGTGCCATCCCCAGGCCGCCTTGGCGCT of Longimicrobium sp. contains these proteins:
- a CDS encoding sugar transferase, whose product is MSTPVLKSPFLRAFPGVGLFPTPRAAEPTAPAAGIAAANPPERNAFTPELGGTLDTFAALAVLFAVWAFANLQRLPAGVDAFLAQQVSVKSAVMVGGFALLWPRILSLAGLYEPGPFRRREDILRVLAACTVGAALAFAFPLMALSPALRVQTALFFWAGSVGATLAIRAPFWTLVGTARTRTVRRVIVLGSGPRALRVAQEIRASGDGVELLGFVDSNDHHLSESLDAPKLGSLEELEEILMHQVVDEVLIALPIKSCYEEIQHAIGVCERTGTESKYLADVFQVAVARPRLEHGDRLSVVAMKVFHDDYRQQMKRAADFVCAAIGLVLLAPVMLAIAIAIKMDSPGPIFFAQERYGRNKRRFKMWKFRTMVPNAEVLQKLLESQNEAIGPAFKIRNDPRVTAVGRFLRKTSMDELPQLINVLRGDMSLVGPRPMAVRDVQLFDQAWFMRRFSAPPGMTGLWQVSGRSNLGFDDWVTLDLKYIDEWSLALDMKILAKTIPTVLRGVGAS
- a CDS encoding lipopolysaccharide biosynthesis protein, with protein sequence MIQTDRSAPQESGEARPPHGSEGTPPGGLAQRTMSAARWKFASAVCQGIFQFAVGVLLARLLPPDDFGVVALAMVVVGFAALVGDLGLGPAVVQSRTLTPLHLRTAFTASLLLGAALTLVLLALAPLSASLLRSPELPGVLRLQSAAFVCGALGVTARAVLQRRLDFRRLFVVELASYTVGYAGVAAGMALMGYGVWSLAWGALVQSLLGSAIALAMVRHSVRPRLSSVELRQLFAFGAGVSLNNVINYVARNGDNLIVGRWLGATALGLYGRAYNLMMLPLTYLGAVGYSVMFPAMAAMQDDRERLGRAYLISVQVTAFLTAPIMAGMIVAAPHMVRALYGGRWAAMVLPLQVLCAAGFFRAVYHLAGAFTHASGKVYSETARQVVYAACVVIGGAIGTRWGILGVAVGVSLAIVQMYLAMASLVLGLAGLRWADFVVAQLPGVVLSLLVGGAALVARLALERLGLGSGAIFLGILAACALTVPAGVYLLPRRVRPVALFARLTPALGRLPAPLPRWMGTILRLTPG
- a CDS encoding SLBB domain-containing protein; this translates as MTEAIARAARLAAVVLAIVCALPGAVQAQPGSVDPLRPGDLIRLKIWREPDLSGEFRVDDEGVAVLPRLGPTQVGGQAPAALTARLVAAYADFLQHRSIEVVLLRRIQVLGAVRNPGIYSVEPAMTVSDALALAGGTTSEGNPKRIDLIRGGRRLPVALSAETRLAATSIRSGDQLFVPERGWLTRNTGIVTAVITGTVSLLIALLR
- a CDS encoding glycosyl hydrolase, with the translated sequence MRSTRTVRRGPAALFLPLVILAISACGDSPTGSTPSETEPAPSPMIADPSNRPFFGGAYLGDALSTPENIAGAIRDFGKLTGKQPALVKTFHDLSCDFSATGWCGKLVREVVSTGATSYLALDVRWAGGPRTGVLEPIIAGKADAELVRVARQIASLGSVVLVEPAWEMNGNWDYAWQGAANGADQNAPARYAQAWRRIVDIFRREGATNVRWVFNPNVGNPLTNRATGESHWNWYGNYYPGGDYVDYVGAHGFNAPKIWGGDWLAPAAMFDGASADHMLSDLAKRYPGKPILIGEFASDEGSGDAKARWIRDAYATLRSHPNVVGAVWFNMDKETDWRVNSSAASLAAFRDAMRDNGVAMAYNEAPASRNANMLASR
- a CDS encoding polysaccharide biosynthesis tyrosine autokinase, whose product is MNEQLALPGSTAPVAPAAAHGSVPRTLWGALRRHRWLILACMVAGLGAGYVLVRRIEPSYRAQTSLEVRAPRPGLQTATTTAVVEDDNIATDIRVLQSRTLAEAVVDSLRLQVTVAKPGGARRSSLLADMEVGPDVQPARYRFERREDQSFEVTDAESGAGLGTFAPGAEVRIPEGRLVLARTAARTPEFEVSIDSRQGAAASLIGATDVTQPDRNASVVDIRYEGSDPELVRDVPNVLAANFIAMRREVHSTEARTTANFLRGQLGTIKGQLTEAENKLQSFREANQVVDLPVEASTQVARQAQMQAERGMLEAERASLGNLINQARTRVRTPGQPSPFRELVGHPSLLRNEAASEMLRSLTALESQRAELLTRRKEHDPDVVALTQRAQALESQLTSLVTTYQRGLANQVSSIDNTLGTFSRRMDQIPGKQLEFARLSRQTRVLEETYGLLQTRLKEAEITQAVQDPRVRVVEAAELPMKPVGSQKGLLLGLTGVAGLLLGVGAGMVREYRDGTVHSRDDVQAATGYPVLGWVPRITELKEAEKRPGALTSARRMLTPGGGGTALVPSGGLPMLPGTAAGPSPAADAYEWLHRNLQFAEPDAEVKTLVVSSPLPGDGKSTSAAGLAVTLARRGLKVLLIDADLRRGTLSTRIGPRKRGLSDLLAGNASFQQVLRTVDVGNGNALHYIPTGVLPADCTRLLGSARAQALMEWLRQKYYLVILDTPPINVFADTAVLGGYVDAVMLVARAGVTPFDALVECAEQCRRARLPVLGTLLNDIDPDRDREYDAAYKWQSYAQSYYTAPQA
- a CDS encoding HD domain-containing phosphohydrolase, translating into MADTSRSQLRKLKEEYARNPGSRVFVHLAEAHRKAGELKQAQQVLTEGLRRHGDYPSGLVVLARVLADQGEDERAAAVWRDVVRLDPENIVALRALGDIAEAAGRRVEAMQLYRRVVRLENGDPEDGESEIVASSFDDDEDAEPAIAEEPAPAPPEPVPAWRLRRVDPPAPRAPEPEAPREPDPVPAWRTRPAEPPAPTPEPEPTPAWRMRQPDPIAPTPPPEPVREPEPEPASAPLKSRFSWLVRTVTGGRVDEPQPEPAAPPRAREETVFEAPPAAPDPVPAEVAYVPPREELPETFAAYAPPEPVPAAEPVQVADPSELDADPAPLAAEPEPAAAEEQEAEPFEGVLDGIDAAALAPSAYVAERWAASTDNPEVVEEPAAEEAPVAYDAAPEASLPDEEEVDEPAVIEVDEDASAEEAEDEADAPVASIFDGADEDITRFVEAQAQNEPVASIFDDADEDITRFVEAQAQNEPIPAEPLTEPEAEAFDEEPAGPVRFDELAKLAYTARPAPPPADPLAQIRAEMYGAPQAAAEAEMGAGAAGLAEVLVRVLEQQGGVMHAESSLRRLLALALARELGLPPAQQDALALAALLSALGELRGGGEADAGRQLAVTLQLLSGVTLPETARQALAHQCERWDGAGFPAGLREERIPFPARILSVARAAAALLSERRPGAGQVVDDLQRQAGSAFDPLVVSVLRRVFAQRERHGIGYGWGGRVAVVHPHELRALELAARLHGEGYAAETASSAAGLRELLRTGSPQALLLGADLPDADAAGLVREVRAVGGSLPVLVVDATDARRRVELLGAGADVCFPADAEFPEVRATLDALLRRREATA